One region of Primulina tabacum isolate GXHZ01 chromosome 1, ASM2559414v2, whole genome shotgun sequence genomic DNA includes:
- the LOC142538401 gene encoding ribulose bisphosphate carboxylase/oxygenase activase 2, chloroplastic-like, giving the protein MVAAVSTIGSVNRAPVNLNGSGAGAAVSSSSFFGSSLKKVNLAFVPKSSRSSFKIVAEDRWKGLGEDISDDQQDITRGKGMVDALFQAPSGMGTHDAVLSSYEYLSQGLKTYNFDNIESGYYISPSFMDKVVVHITKNFMTLPNIKVPLILGVWGGKGQGKSFQCELVFAKMGINPIMMSAGELESGNAGEPAKLIRQRYREAADFIRKGKMCCLFINDLDAGAGRMGGTTQYTVNNQMVNATLMNIADNPTNVQLPGMYNKEENPRVPIICTGNDFSTLYAPLIRDGRMEKFYWAPTREDRIGVCTGIFRTDNVPLEAIVTLVDTFPGQSIDFFGALRARVYDDEVRKWVSNVGVDLVGRKLVNSREGPPKFEQPEMTLEKLMEYGYMLVKEQENVKRVQLAETYLKDAALGDANKDAIDSGAFFK; this is encoded by the exons ATGGTTGCCGCAGTCTCGACCATTGGATCCGTTAACCGGGCGCCG GTGAATTTGAATGGATCTGGGGCTGGAGCTGCAGTCTCCAGCTCATCCTTCTTTGGAAGTAGCTTAAAGAAGGTGAATTTGGCATTCGTCCCAAAGAGTTCACGTTCGAGTTTCAAGATCGTGGCGGAGGACAGATGGAAGGGACTTGGTGAAGATATTTCCGATGATCAACAAGATATTACTAGAGGAAAGGGTATGGTTGATGCTCTCTTTCAAGCTCCTTCCGGAATGGGAACACACGACGCCGTCCTTAGCTCGTACGAGTACCTCAGCCAGGGACTTAAAAC ATATAACTTTGACAACATAGAGTCGGGATATTACATTTCTCCGTCTTTCATGGACAAGGTTGTGGTTCACATCACCAAGAACTTCATGACATTGCCTAACATCAAG GTTCCTCTTATTTTGGGTGTTTGGGGAGGCAAAGGGCAAGGAAAATCATTCCAATGCGAGCTTGTCTTCGCCAAGATGGGAATCAA CCCTATCATGATGAGTGCCGGAGAGCTCGAAAGCGGGAACGCCGGAGAGCCCGCGAAGCTGATCAGGCAACGATACCGTGAAGCAGCCGACTTCATCAGGAAGGGAAAGATGTGCTGCCTCTTCATCAACGATCTGGACGCCGGCGCGGGGCGTATGGGCGGGACGACTCAGTACACCGTCAACAACCAGATGGTGAACGCCACGCTCATGAACATCGCCGATAACCCCACCAACGTGCAGCTCCCCGGCATGTACAACAAAGAAGAGAACCCCCGTGTGCCTATCATCTGCACGGGTAACGACTTCTCCACATTGTATGCTCCCCTCATCCGTGACGGGCGTATGGAGAAGTTCTACTGGGCTCCCACACGTGAAGACCGTATAGGCGTTTGCACCGGCATTTTCCGTACCGACAACGTCCCGTTGGAAGCCATCGTAACCCTAGTCGACACCTTCCCAGGCCAATCCATCG atttctttggcgCTTTGAGGGCAAGAGTGTATGACGACGAAGTGAGGAAGTGGGTTTCAAATGTCGGAGTCGATCTGGTGGGACGGAAACTAGTTAACTCGAGGGAAGGACCGCCGAAATTCGAGCAGCCGGAGATGACACTAGAGAAGCTGATGGAGTATGGATACATGCTTGTGAAGGAGCAGGAGAATGTGAAGAGGGTGCAATTGGCTGAAACATACTTGAAAGATGCTGCCCTTGGAGATGCTAACAAGGATGCCATTGACAGTGGAGCTTTCTTCAAGTGA